The following coding sequences lie in one Heyndrickxia oleronia genomic window:
- the galU gene encoding UTP--glucose-1-phosphate uridylyltransferase GalU produces MKIRKAIIPAAGLGTRFLPATKAMPKEMLPIVDKPTIQYIVEEAIESGIEDIIIVTGKGKRAIEDHFDHSFELEQILFEKGKLEILEEVQKSSNMVDIHYIRQKEPKGLGHAIWCARKFIGDEPFAVLLGDDIVRSNKPCLKQLMEQYEEYERTILGIKQIEYKEVTRYGIIDGINLENQLYRIKRLIEKPRLEESPSNLAIMGRYILKPTIFDILGSLKPGAGGEIQLTDALDQLNQREEILGFEFEGIRYDVGEKLGFIKTNIEMALQIDDLKKELLDFLSRTIAKQLIK; encoded by the coding sequence ATGAAAATAAGAAAAGCGATTATTCCAGCTGCAGGGTTAGGAACACGATTTCTTCCAGCAACAAAGGCAATGCCAAAAGAAATGCTGCCTATCGTCGATAAACCTACTATTCAATATATAGTGGAGGAGGCAATCGAATCAGGGATTGAAGACATTATTATCGTAACAGGAAAGGGTAAACGTGCCATAGAAGATCATTTTGATCATTCATTTGAATTGGAACAAATCCTTTTTGAAAAAGGCAAGCTTGAAATATTAGAGGAAGTACAAAAATCCTCAAATATGGTCGACATACATTACATACGCCAAAAAGAACCAAAGGGATTAGGGCATGCCATTTGGTGTGCGAGGAAATTCATCGGTGATGAACCTTTTGCCGTTCTACTCGGTGATGATATTGTCAGGTCTAACAAACCATGCTTGAAACAATTAATGGAGCAATATGAAGAATATGAACGTACTATTCTTGGAATAAAACAAATTGAATATAAGGAAGTAACAAGATATGGCATTATCGATGGTATAAATTTAGAAAATCAGTTATACCGTATTAAGCGTTTAATAGAGAAACCTAGGTTAGAGGAATCACCATCCAATTTAGCAATAATGGGAAGATATATACTTAAACCTACAATCTTTGATATTTTAGGTAGTCTTAAACCCGGGGCAGGGGGAGAAATTCAACTTACAGATGCATTGGATCAGTTGAATCAGCGGGAAGAGATTCTTGGTTTTGAGTTTGAGGGAATTCGATATGATGTTGGAGAAAAATTAGGCTTTATTAAAACAAATATTGAAATGGCATTACAAATAGATGATTTAAAAAAGGAATTATTAGATTTTCTATCAAGGACTATTGCAAAACAATTGATTAAATGA
- the galE gene encoding UDP-glucose 4-epimerase GalE: MAILVTGGMGYIGSHTCVELLNAGYEVVIVDNLINSKLETLERIQKITEKTIKFYKINMLDKQQLEQVFTENSIDSVIHFAGLKSVAESVNMPLIYYRNNLLSTITLCEIMQKYQVKNLVFSSSASVYGIPKEVPISEESILNVQSPYGRTKQIIEQMLGELYQADQQWSITSLRYFNPIGAHDSGKLGEDPLGEANNLMPNITNVAIGVRKTLQIFGSNYPTMDGTAIRDYIHVMDLASGHVNALKKNMKSIGIGTYNLGTGNGYSVLEIINTFEKVTGIKVPYEVIEPRPGDVGICYANPIKAQIELGWKPTRGIEEMCMDSWKWQVYRMKADISKVQFSV, from the coding sequence GTGGCTATATTAGTAACAGGAGGAATGGGGTATATTGGCAGTCATACTTGTGTTGAACTTTTGAATGCTGGCTATGAAGTTGTAATAGTTGATAATTTAATTAATAGTAAATTAGAAACATTAGAGCGAATACAAAAAATAACAGAAAAAACAATCAAGTTTTATAAAATTAATATGTTAGATAAACAGCAACTTGAACAGGTTTTTACAGAAAATTCCATTGATTCGGTTATCCATTTTGCAGGACTTAAATCTGTAGCAGAATCAGTTAATATGCCCCTTATTTATTACAGAAATAACTTATTGAGTACCATTACATTATGTGAAATTATGCAAAAATACCAAGTTAAAAATTTAGTATTTAGTTCCTCTGCATCTGTATACGGGATCCCTAAGGAGGTTCCAATATCGGAAGAGTCAATATTAAATGTTCAAAGTCCTTATGGGAGGACAAAACAGATTATTGAACAAATGCTAGGAGAATTATATCAAGCTGATCAGCAGTGGAGTATTACATCATTAAGATATTTTAATCCCATTGGGGCACATGATAGCGGAAAATTAGGAGAGGATCCCTTAGGAGAAGCAAACAATCTTATGCCGAATATCACAAATGTAGCGATTGGCGTAAGAAAAACATTGCAAATTTTTGGAAGTAATTATCCAACTATGGATGGTACTGCGATAAGAGACTATATACATGTGATGGATTTAGCTTCAGGACATGTAAATGCACTTAAAAAAAATATGAAATCTATAGGTATAGGTACATATAACCTTGGAACAGGGAATGGATATAGCGTATTAGAAATAATTAATACCTTCGAAAAAGTCACAGGTATTAAAGTTCCTTACGAAGTTATTGAACCAAGACCTGGGGACGTGGGAATTTGTTATGCTAATCCAATTAAGGCTCAAATAGAATTGGGATGGAAACCTACAAGGGGAATTGAAGAGATGTGTATGGATTCATGGAAATGGCAAGTTTATAGAATGAAAGCGGATATTAGCAAAGTCCAGTTTAGTGTTTAG